In 'Nostoc azollae' 0708, the following are encoded in one genomic region:
- a CDS encoding HD family phosphohydrolase has protein sequence MKTQQFWQSLTQQLRQWRRQYKVLYRQVKRLGSVSNSKSGTGNKKVFRNIFRTIFKNLLLYLLPTTDQGGHRQARKAPQSTAKSFKTHHGFHAVVFSWLHEKRSAVILFMAVVSITGVMGHELYNQPQMKIGTIAPQTFIAPYTASIENRQQTEADRKVAKTNTHAILMINTRKNEQINEHLRQILEDGNELRGVAGSFPFFDVSILSVPNQRYLRSCLESEWQRLKVALANYQKQNNKLLMPKSRTADRLVFSRPMPSPLLPLSTPAIKEESKISKPDFDQALAELGAYSITAPNKNFSLLITQISQIRQGYVQATAKLLQIETQRKQAVYAATLLLDLSDEDWIKTQMGIHESAERILTQGIAPGVPFSILQDAVSLQVQKSVPDEAESLATKVLLAVLRPNLQQDEEKTKQQAEIAADQVPTVMEKVRQGQVIVNKGERITEWKSDVLEYYHLIRRELNWLALIGVTGLVSAALGVFAWVDRRLGNHLRERDRLLILLLTLSIPSVLAMGVPYTTWSAIGLLLGSFYGSNLSVTVVLLLSLILPVSIGISKIVLLAGAAGGILSSYLAQRFKSREELALLGIVIALTQGSIYLVLNILIGAAFGSGWYIVLQDSLLFALSGLAWSIIALGLSPYLEKLFDLVTPIRLAELANPNRPLLKRLATETPGTFQHTLFVATLAEAAAKKLRCNVELVRAGTLYHDIGKMHDPLGFIENQMGSPNKHETEIKDPWQSATIIKKHVTEGLVMAKKHSLPTVIQAFIPEHQGTMAITYFYHQAQEMAKDNPSIIVNKADFCYDGPIPQSRETGIVMLADSCEAALRSLKDATPEQALNMLNNIIRGKWQDEQLIDSGLTKEEMSKVAQIFVDVWQQFHHKRIAYPKLKASSEKSGND, from the coding sequence ATGAAAACGCAGCAATTTTGGCAGTCCTTGACCCAGCAATTGAGGCAATGGCGGCGACAGTACAAAGTGTTATACCGTCAAGTAAAGAGGCTTGGTTCGGTGAGTAATTCCAAGAGTGGAACTGGCAACAAAAAAGTTTTCAGGAATATTTTCAGAACTATTTTCAAGAATCTACTTCTGTATTTATTACCGACTACTGATCAAGGTGGACACCGACAAGCAAGAAAAGCACCTCAATCAACTGCAAAATCTTTCAAAACTCATCATGGCTTTCATGCAGTAGTTTTCAGTTGGTTACATGAAAAGCGTTCTGCTGTAATTTTGTTTATGGCTGTGGTATCTATTACTGGTGTAATGGGGCATGAATTATACAATCAACCCCAGATGAAAATTGGCACTATTGCACCACAAACATTTATTGCTCCATATACTGCAAGTATCGAAAATAGACAACAAACTGAAGCTGATCGCAAAGTAGCAAAAACAAATACACACGCTATATTGATGATTAATACCCGAAAAAATGAGCAAATTAACGAACATTTACGACAAATTCTCGAAGATGGGAATGAACTTCGTGGTGTTGCTGGGTCTTTTCCTTTTTTCGATGTTTCAATTTTGTCTGTTCCTAACCAGCGATACCTCCGTTCTTGTTTGGAATCCGAATGGCAACGGCTAAAAGTGGCTTTAGCAAATTATCAGAAACAAAATAATAAATTGTTGATGCCTAAATCAAGAACAGCAGATAGACTGGTGTTTTCTAGACCTATGCCTAGTCCGTTGTTGCCTCTATCTACACCTGCAATTAAAGAGGAAAGTAAGATTAGTAAACCTGATTTTGATCAAGCCTTAGCAGAATTAGGTGCTTATAGTATCACTGCCCCAAACAAGAATTTCTCTTTACTGATTACCCAAATATCCCAAATCAGACAAGGATATGTTCAAGCAACTGCCAAACTTTTACAGATAGAGACTCAAAGAAAACAAGCAGTATATGCGGCAACTCTGCTTTTGGATTTGTCAGATGAAGATTGGATAAAAACACAAATGGGAATCCATGAAAGTGCAGAAAGGATTCTTACTCAAGGCATAGCGCCAGGAGTACCATTCAGTATTTTGCAGGATGCGGTGAGTTTACAAGTGCAAAAGTCTGTACCTGATGAAGCTGAATCCTTAGCAACTAAGGTTTTATTGGCTGTGCTGCGGCCGAATCTCCAGCAAGATGAAGAAAAAACCAAACAACAGGCAGAAATAGCCGCAGATCAAGTTCCAACTGTGATGGAAAAAGTCCGTCAAGGACAAGTAATTGTTAACAAAGGAGAACGGATTACAGAATGGAAATCTGATGTCTTAGAGTATTATCATTTGATTCGTCGAGAACTAAATTGGCTGGCTTTGATAGGGGTAACAGGCTTGGTTAGCGCAGCCCTTGGGGTTTTTGCTTGGGTAGACCGGCGGCTTGGTAATCATTTGCGAGAACGCGATCGCTTGTTGATATTACTGCTAACTCTAAGTATCCCTAGTGTTCTAGCGATGGGTGTACCCTACACTACCTGGAGCGCCATCGGGTTATTGTTGGGGAGTTTCTACGGCTCGAATTTAAGTGTAACAGTTGTGCTACTATTATCATTAATACTACCAGTCAGTATAGGCATTAGTAAGATTGTTCTTTTAGCTGGTGCTGCGGGAGGAATTTTGAGCAGTTATTTAGCACAGAGGTTCAAATCCCGCGAAGAACTGGCGTTATTAGGTATTGTGATTGCCTTGACTCAAGGGAGTATTTATTTAGTTTTAAATATACTTATTGGTGCAGCATTTGGTTCAGGATGGTATATCGTCCTCCAAGACTCTCTGTTGTTTGCTTTATCTGGTTTGGCTTGGAGTATTATTGCTTTAGGCTTAAGTCCTTATTTAGAAAAACTATTTGATCTCGTCACTCCCATCCGCTTGGCAGAATTGGCTAACCCTAACCGCCCTTTGTTAAAGCGACTCGCTACTGAAACTCCAGGAACTTTTCAACATACTTTGTTTGTAGCGACTCTAGCGGAAGCGGCGGCTAAAAAACTGCGCTGTAATGTTGAATTAGTAAGGGCTGGGACGCTTTACCATGATATTGGTAAAATGCATGACCCTCTGGGATTTATTGAAAATCAAATGGGGAGTCCGAATAAACATGAGACGGAAATTAAAGACCCTTGGCAGAGTGCGACAATTATTAAAAAGCACGTGACTGAAGGTTTGGTGATGGCTAAGAAACACAGTTTACCGACAGTAATTCAAGCTTTTATTCCTGAACATCAGGGGACAATGGCGATCACATATTTTTATCACCAAGCCCAAGAAATGGCTAAGGATAATCCTAGTATAATTGTCAACAAAGCCGACTTTTGTTATGATGGTCCTATTCCTCAATCTAGAGAAACAGGAATTGTCATGTTAGCTGACTCCTGTGAAGCTGCGTTGCGAAGTCTCAAAGATGCGACTCCAGAACAAGCATTAAATATGTTGAATAATATTATCCGTGGCAAATGGCAAGATGAGCAATTAATAGATTCAGGATTGACAAAGGAAGAAATGTCGAAAGTTGCTCAAATATTTGTGGATGTTTGGCAGCAATTTCATCATAAACGCATTGCTTATCCAAAATTAAAAGCTAGTAGTGAAAAATCGGGTAATGATTAA
- a CDS encoding ADP-ribosylglycohydrolase family protein, protein MRYSLVSRVRGIFLGAFLGESLATHNRCDLGAMTILGVQSLIEYGRLDVDDWLKRYQQAAVDLNITHIAWGKIILATLPVVIFFHEDTIKLKKNLLQVLQIWDTNPVMTDAALVIGYVIAQSLTEKLDPITLIPQTISFLGKTTTSIPQTLLKVNSLLAQDAGLEQVRGELTKQEELSSNIALAIYCFLSTLEDFRLTVLRVNNHTRKQEYWCLGSQSRSAITGALSGAYNTAVGIPVNWQVLFPATNSAPWGLKNFSQMLELANTLVEVWSGVYTVTPNTQELTKPGYGMNGNLLSIYAAPSVIRPR, encoded by the coding sequence ATGCGTTATTCTCTCGTAAGTCGAGTTAGAGGTATTTTCCTGGGAGCATTTCTAGGGGAGAGTTTAGCTACTCACAATCGTTGTGATTTAGGTGCAATGACGATTTTGGGTGTACAAAGTTTAATTGAGTACGGTAGATTAGATGTAGATGATTGGTTAAAGCGTTACCAACAAGCTGCCGTTGATTTAAATATTACTCATATTGCTTGGGGGAAAATAATTTTAGCCACTTTACCAGTGGTAATTTTTTTTCACGAAGACACTATTAAACTTAAAAAAAATTTGCTGCAAGTATTACAAATTTGGGATACTAACCCAGTGATGACAGATGCAGCTTTAGTAATAGGATATGTGATCGCTCAATCTTTGACAGAAAAACTTGACCCCATTACCCTTATTCCCCAAACAATTTCTTTTCTAGGAAAAACTACAACTTCAATACCACAAACTTTATTAAAAGTAAATAGTTTATTAGCCCAAGATGCCGGATTAGAACAGGTGCGGGGCGAATTGACCAAGCAAGAGGAACTAAGTAGTAATATTGCATTAGCTATTTATTGTTTTTTGAGTACATTGGAAGACTTCCGACTGACAGTTTTGCGAGTTAATAATCATACTCGGAAGCAAGAATATTGGTGTTTAGGCTCACAATCTAGAAGTGCAATTACTGGTGCCTTATCAGGGGCATATAATACTGCAGTCGGCATACCTGTTAATTGGCAGGTTTTATTCCCAGCTACTAACTCAGCCCCATGGGGACTGAAAAACTTTTCTCAGATGTTAGAATTAGCAAATACACTGGTAGAGGTTTGGTCAGGTGTGTATACTGTTACTCCCAATACTCAGGAATTAACAAAACCAGGATACGGCATGAATGGGAACCTACTTTCAATCTATGCTGCACCAAGTGTCATTCGCCCACGCTAA
- the aroQ gene encoding type II 3-dehydroquinate dehydratase — protein MPSLSIFVLHGPNLNLLGQREPGIYGSLTLADINGLLEAEGRKLEARVTVLQSNHEGVLVDAIHGSLGQHQGIVINAGAYTHTSVALRDAITAVNLPTVEVHLSNIYRREDFRHHSYIAPVVIGQISGFGMQSYLLGLQALIHHLKKDEV, from the coding sequence TTGCCTTCTTTAAGTATTTTCGTACTGCACGGGCCAAACCTCAATTTACTAGGACAGCGAGAGCCGGGAATTTACGGTTCTCTAACCCTAGCGGATATTAACGGACTGTTGGAAGCAGAAGGACGGAAGTTAGAGGCGAGAGTTACTGTTTTACAGTCTAATCATGAAGGAGTCTTAGTGGATGCAATTCATGGGTCATTAGGACAACATCAAGGAATTGTAATTAATGCCGGGGCATATACCCATACGAGTGTAGCTCTCAGAGATGCGATCACAGCGGTGAATTTACCAACAGTGGAGGTACATCTAAGTAATATTTATCGGCGAGAAGATTTTCGTCATCATTCTTACATAGCTCCAGTGGTAATTGGTCAAATTAGTGGCTTTGGTATGCAAAGTTATTTGTTAGGCTTACAAGCATTGATACATCATCTGAAAAAGGACGAAGTTTAA
- the topA gene encoding type I DNA topoisomerase — protein MSTLVIVESPTKARTIRNYLPQDYRVEASMGHVRDLPQSASEIPAAVKGEKWAQLGVNIEADFEAVYVVPKDKKKIVTQLKDALKGVDELILATDEDREGESISWHLYQLLKPKIPTKRMVFHEITQEAIKKALQNCRIIDEQLVRAQETRRILDRLVGYTLSPLLWKKIAWGLSAGRVQSVAVRLLVTKERQRRAFHEGTYWDLKASLLQEKTPFRAQLVTLGGTKVATGSDFDPATGQITAGHNVVLLNKEQAVELQEQLTGKTWNVNNIEERPVTRKPAPPFTTSTLQQESNRKLCLSARDTMRVAQNLYEQGYITYMRTDSVHLSDQAIAAARSCVEKKYGKQYLSPQPRQYTTKSKGAQEAHEAIRPAGSTFRTPQETGLGGREFAVYDLIWKRTVASQMPDSRQTQITVQLQVEEASFRSSGKRIDFPGYLRAYVEGSDDPEAALEDQEVILPPLKVGDHPTCTELEAVDHETQPPARYTEASLVKTLESEGIGRPSTYASIIGTIIDKGYAHLVSNALIPTFTAFAVTDLLEKHFPDIVDPSFTSKMEQTLDDIATGEAKWLPYLKKFYLGEKGLETLVRERESQIDATTARTVELENLDAKVRIGKYGPYIEVENGEGVVTASIPKDLTPADLDPKQVEVLLRQKTTGPDQVGRHPETGEPIYVKIGTYGPYVQLGDKTDENPKAKQVSLPKGVTAENLTLDMAVGLLALPRTLGVHPATNSRIQASLGRFGPYVVHDQGKEGKDYRSLKAVDNVLTISLERALELLAEPKKGRASSTSKSKAALRELGTHPEDDSPINIYDGPYGPYIKHGKTNVSLPEGQTVETVTLSAALELLQAKASTKSTTRKTTKSTSSKTKSTTKSSMSRAKKKEASN, from the coding sequence ATGTCAACTCTCGTCATCGTCGAATCTCCAACCAAAGCTCGTACCATTCGCAACTACCTGCCACAAGACTATCGGGTAGAGGCTTCTATGGGTCATGTACGTGACCTTCCACAGTCAGCTAGTGAAATTCCCGCGGCTGTCAAAGGGGAAAAATGGGCGCAGCTTGGGGTGAATATAGAAGCCGACTTTGAAGCGGTGTATGTCGTTCCCAAGGATAAAAAGAAAATTGTCACTCAGCTTAAAGATGCCCTCAAAGGTGTTGATGAATTAATATTGGCAACTGACGAAGATCGGGAAGGTGAAAGCATTAGTTGGCATTTATACCAGTTGCTGAAGCCAAAAATTCCCACAAAGCGAATGGTGTTTCATGAAATTACTCAAGAGGCCATTAAAAAGGCTTTGCAAAACTGCCGTATTATTGATGAGCAGTTAGTTCGCGCTCAAGAAACCCGGAGAATTTTAGATCGATTAGTAGGGTACACCCTATCACCTCTGCTCTGGAAAAAAATTGCTTGGGGTTTATCCGCAGGACGAGTCCAGTCTGTAGCAGTCAGGCTTTTAGTCACGAAGGAACGCCAACGCCGAGCTTTCCATGAAGGTACTTATTGGGATTTAAAAGCTAGCTTACTACAGGAAAAAACCCCCTTTAGAGCCCAATTAGTGACGCTAGGAGGTACCAAAGTAGCGACAGGTAGTGATTTTGATCCCGCCACAGGACAAATTACTGCTGGGCACAATGTGGTGTTGTTAAACAAAGAACAAGCCGTAGAACTCCAGGAACAACTCACGGGTAAAACCTGGAATGTCAACAATATTGAAGAACGTCCAGTTACGCGCAAACCCGCACCACCGTTTACTACCTCGACGCTGCAACAAGAATCTAACCGTAAGTTGTGCCTTTCAGCACGGGATACAATGCGGGTTGCCCAAAATTTGTACGAGCAAGGGTATATTACCTATATGCGTACAGATTCGGTGCATTTGTCAGATCAAGCGATCGCAGCAGCTCGTAGTTGTGTAGAAAAAAAATACGGTAAACAATATCTCAGCCCTCAGCCGAGACAATACACCACCAAGTCCAAAGGCGCACAAGAAGCACACGAAGCTATTCGCCCCGCCGGTAGCACCTTCCGCACGCCCCAAGAAACAGGTTTAGGTGGACGGGAATTTGCAGTATATGACTTAATTTGGAAGCGTACTGTCGCCTCACAAATGCCTGACTCGCGCCAAACCCAAATTACTGTCCAGCTACAAGTTGAAGAAGCTAGTTTTCGTTCTTCTGGAAAACGTATTGATTTCCCAGGCTACCTACGCGCCTACGTAGAAGGTTCCGATGATCCCGAAGCTGCATTAGAAGACCAAGAAGTCATTTTACCACCCCTCAAAGTTGGAGATCATCCTACCTGTACAGAACTGGAAGCAGTGGATCATGAAACTCAACCTCCAGCTAGGTACACCGAAGCTAGTCTAGTTAAAACCTTAGAAAGTGAAGGTATTGGTCGTCCTAGTACCTACGCCAGCATTATTGGCACTATCATCGATAAAGGTTATGCTCACTTGGTGAGTAATGCCTTGATTCCAACTTTCACAGCCTTCGCTGTCACTGATTTATTAGAGAAACATTTCCCCGATATTGTTGATCCCAGTTTTACCTCCAAAATGGAGCAAACTCTAGATGACATTGCTACAGGTGAAGCTAAATGGCTACCTTACCTGAAGAAATTTTATCTGGGAGAAAAAGGTTTAGAAACCCTGGTGAGAGAACGGGAAAGTCAAATTGATGCGACTACAGCCAGAACTGTAGAACTAGAAAATTTAGATGCTAAAGTCCGCATTGGTAAATATGGTCCTTACATTGAAGTAGAAAATGGCGAAGGTGTTGTTACAGCTTCCATTCCCAAAGATCTGACACCCGCAGACCTCGACCCCAAACAGGTAGAAGTTTTACTCAGACAAAAAACCACCGGACCAGACCAGGTGGGAAGGCATCCAGAAACTGGTGAACCAATTTATGTGAAGATTGGCACCTATGGACCTTATGTGCAGTTGGGTGACAAAACTGATGAAAACCCTAAGGCTAAACAAGTGTCTCTTCCCAAAGGTGTCACAGCGGAAAATCTCACTTTAGACATGGCTGTAGGGCTGTTGGCACTACCCCGGACATTGGGAGTTCATCCAGCGACAAATAGTAGAATTCAAGCTAGTTTAGGTCGTTTTGGTCCCTATGTTGTCCATGACCAGGGCAAGGAAGGAAAAGATTACCGTTCTCTCAAAGCAGTTGATAATGTATTGACAATCTCTTTGGAGCGTGCATTGGAATTGTTGGCAGAACCGAAAAAGGGACGTGCTTCTAGCACTAGCAAATCTAAAGCGGCTTTACGGGAATTGGGGACACATCCAGAGGACGATTCACCAATTAATATCTATGATGGACCCTATGGCCCTTACATTAAGCACGGCAAAACTAATGTCAGTCTTCCTGAAGGTCAGACCGTAGAAACAGTAACGCTTTCTGCTGCACTAGAATTACTTCAAGCTAAGGCATCTACAAAATCTACAACACGCAAAACTACTAAATCAACGAGTTCTAAAACTAAGTCAACTACTAAATCATCAATGAGTAGAGCGAAAAAGAAAGAAGCATCAAATTAG
- a CDS encoding ParA family protein, whose product MGLAAILTQMGEKVLVIDFELQQGDLTNSLRLQLGKIGLYDCLTDNFLDIYNTIKPFAVNLNLERN is encoded by the coding sequence GTGGGTTTAGCAGCAATTCTCACCCAAATGGGAGAAAAAGTCCTTGTAATTGACTTCGAGCTACAACAAGGAGATTTAACTAACTCCCTTAGATTACAATTAGGAAAAATAGGTTTATATGATTGTCTAACTGATAATTTTTTAGATATTTACAATACTATTAAGCCTTTTGCAGTAAATTT